DNA sequence from the Tissierella sp. MB52-C2 genome:
CTTTTCTTCCTGTACCATGAGACGGATCAACAAATATAGGATAATCAGATATTTCTTTTAATATGGGAACACTCATTAAATCTAAAGTATTCCTTGTATAATCTTCAAAAGTTCTAATTCCTCTTTCACATAGTATTATTTTTTCATTTCCTTCTGCCCTAATATACTCTGCTGCCATTATCCATTCTTTAATCGTTGCACTCATACCTCTCTTTAGCATTACTGGTTTATTAGTCTTTCCAATTTCCTTCAGAAGAGAAAAATTTTGCATATTTCTAGATCCAATCTGAATAATATCAATATAATCATGGGATGAATCTATATCTCTAGGATCCATTATTTCAGAAATTATACTAAACCCGTATTTTTGTTTTATATCATA
Encoded proteins:
- a CDS encoding bifunctional 3-deoxy-7-phosphoheptulonate synthase/chorismate mutase gives rise to the protein MSRRIEINRDLHIGDKSFNIIAGPCAVENYKQMDEIGEFLQKMGVKILRGGAFKPRTNPNSFQGLGLEGLEILYDIKQKYGFSIISEIMDPRDIDSSHDYIDIIQIGSRNMQNFSLLKEIGKTNKPVMLKRGMSATIKEWIMAAEYIRAEGNEKIILCERGIRTFEDYTRNTLDLMSVPILKEISDYPIFVDPSHGTGRKELVLPASKAAKALDADGIIVEIHPEPEKALSDGMQSLNFKEFEDLYKELI